The Haploplasma axanthum region TATAACTAAAGTTTCAAGAAGTACTAGACAGTTAATTACTAAATTAGAAAACTTTAAAAATTATTTAAAAGAAAATAACGACTATCAAACAACATTCTATAATGTTGGAGATGGTATGAGTGTAAGTAAGAAGCGAAATTAATTTTTTGCTTCTTACTTCACTTTAAAATATATGTAAGAACGAGTGTGAAATAATGAAAAGAATAATAACTTTATATGATAAAGATAACCTGGAAAAGTTTTTTCCGTATGTTGATGGATTTATTGTTGGATCTGAGTTGTTTGCAACCAGATTAACAAGAAGTTTTTCGATTTCTGACATTAATGAAATTATCGAAAAATCTAATCAGAATAACAAAGAAATCTTTTTAATGGTTAATCAAATGTTTACTGATCATCAATTGATAGAATTCATTAAGACTTTTAAAACGATTGAGTACTTAAATTTAACAGGTGTTGTAGTTGCTGATTTAGGAACTGTTGTTGAATTAATTAATTTAGGAATTAAAGATAAAATCATTTATAATCCTGAGACTTTATTAACAAATACGATTGACTTTAATTTCTTAAGTAGTGAAGGAATTAAAGGTGCATATGTTGCTAAAGAGATTACTTTAGAAGATATCTTAACAATTGGTGCTAATAAAAATTATCAATTATTTATGGTTGGACATGGACATTTAAATATGTTTTATTCAAAAAGGAAATTATTAGATAACTATCAAGAACTGACAAAATCAGAACTAGATTATACTAATCTTCAAAATTTAAAGATTGTTGAGCCAAAAAGAAAAGATAGTCCATACCCTATATATCAAGATAAGGCTGGGACACATGTTTTCAGAAGTAAAGTTATGAATTCATTTACATTTTTAGAAGAACTAAAAACAGTTGTTGATTATTTCATAATTGATACAATCTTTAAAAATGATGATTATGGTCTATTAGTTGCGAAATTATATAGAAATGGAATTGATCCTAAAAATCAAAGTGAAATTGAAGATAGTTATCATGAAAAATGGGATAATGGATTCTTAGATAATAAAACATATTATAAGAGAGGACGCGAGTAAGATGGTTGAACTATTAGCTCCAGCTGGAGATTTAGAAAAATTAAAAACAGCGTTAATTTATGGTGCTGATGCAGTCTTCTTAGGAGGACAAAACTTTTCATTACGTGCACGTGCTTCAAATTTTTCAGTTGATGATATTAAAGAAGCAGGTGAGTTTGCTCATAATTTAGGAAAGAAAATCTATGTAACAACAAATATTATTCCTCATGAAGAAGATTTAGAAGGATTAATACCATATTTAAAAGCACTAGAAAATGCAAAAGTTGATGCAATAATTACAGCATCACCATCAATAATAACTGCGGCACTAGAAAATACAAGTTTAGAAGTGCATCTTTCAACCCAACAATCAGCAATGAATGTTAATACTGTTAATTTTTGGTACAATAAAGGTGTTAAAAGAATAGTTTTAGCAAGAGAGTTAACATTAGGAGAAATTGATGTCTTAAAAACTCAAACAGAAGCCGATATTGAAGTATTCATTCATGGCGGAATGTGTATGAGTTATTCTGGTCGTTGTAGTTTATCTGATAATATGACAGGAAGAGATGCTAATCGTGGTGGATGTGCACATAGTTGTCGTTGGGCATATACACTAACCGTTGACGGAAAAGAAAACGAACAAGCATTTTCAATGTCATCAAAGGATTTGCAAGCATTAAAACAAACTGTAAGACTAATTGATTCTGGAGTTGCTTCATTAAAGATTGAAGGTCGAATGAAAAGTCAACATTATATAGCAACAGTTGTTAAAGCTTATCGTATGTTAATAGATGAATATTTAGAAGCTGGTAAAGTTGCTAATTATGAAGTTTATGAAAATTTGATTTCAAAAGCAGAAAATCGTGAAACATCATTTGGATATTTAGAAGGACTACCTGGCTTGGAACAACAATTATATGCAGGACAAGGTGAAAAACCAAATCAAGGATTTATTGGCTTAGTTCTTGAGTCAGATAAAGAGAATCTTATTAAAATTGAACAAAGAAACTATTTCCAATTAGGAGAAGAAATTGAAGTGTTTAGTCCAAAAGGAACGGAAAGATATTTTATTCTAGATAAATTGTATGATGAAGAATTAAATGAAATTGAAATTGCTCGACATCCAAAACAAACAGTTTATATCAAAGCACCTTTTAAGATTGAACCATATTCAATGCTGAGAAAAAAAGATGATTAATTATATTGAAAAAGATAGTAGAAAGTTACCTTTTGTTATAAAGGAAAAAAAGATTAAAAATATCTATTTTAAGTTTAATAAAGAATTTGTTGAAGTAAGTGCTTCAAAGTATGTAAGCAAAAAACAAATTGTAGAATTAATAGAAACAAACTTTGATAAATATTATCAAAAATTTATTGCATTTCAATCTAACACTCCAGATGAAAATGAAGCAATCTTGGAAGGAAATAAATATCAAATTATTATTATTCCAGAAAGAAAATTTATTTATTTGATTGATGGAGAAAAAGTTTATTTGTTTACAGCAACTAAAAAACTTGAAGATAATAAACGTAGGCTTTATGAAAAACATTTAGGAAAAATGCTACAACGAATTGACAATGATTTGAAAAATGTTTTATCTGAAAATGGAATAAAAGAAAGAAAAATTATTCTAGGCCATTATAAAACAAAATTTGGATCATATCATAGAAATACAGATGTAATAAAGATAAATATTGCACTAGCAAAGTATGACAAAAATTATCTTTATTATGTTTTAATTCATGAATATGCACATACTAAAGTTTTTAATCATAGTAAAGATTTTTATAACTTAGTTGAAAAACTAATGCCAAATTATAAAGAGTATGATAAAAACTTAAAAAAAATGTCTATTTGGATATAAAAGTGATATAATATATAGCGAAAATGTAGGAGGTATACGATGGCAGTAAAAAGAGTATATGAATTAACTCAAGACGGTGTTGATAAACTAAGAGATGAGTTAAATGATTTAATTGATAATAAGCGACCACAAAACTTAGAAATGCTTAAAGAAGCACGTGCACAAGGTGACTTGTCTGAAAATGCTGATTATGATGCAGCAAGAAACGAACAAGGAAGAATTGAAGCACGTATTATTGAAATTGAAAATATTTTAAAAAATGCTAAAGTTATTAAACTAAGTGATAAAGATATCGTTGAAATAGGTAAAACAGTAAAAATTAAATATTTAGAAACAAAACTTGAAACTGAATTCCAATTAGTAGGTACACTAGAAGCAAATCCAGTTCAAAAAAGAATCTCTGTTGAATCACCAATTGGTAAAGCTTTAATGGGACATGAAAAAGGCGATAAACTGGTTGTTAAGATTGCAGGTAACAAATTCTTTAATATTGAAATTTTGGAAATAACAAATGAAGTGGCATAATAAATTTATTCCAAGCTTATATGTGAAAAGTATTAAAGAAATAGATTATAATTTTCTAAAGGAACAAGGAATAAAAGCCTTGTTTTTTGACTTAGATAATACATTAATTCCATATGATATTGATGTAATACCAATAGATATTAAAGAATTTTTAGAAGAATTAAATAAAGATTTTAAAATTGTTGTTGTTTCAAATTCAAGAAAAAAACGTGTTTCAACAGCAAGTGCAATTTTAACAAATATTCCATATGTTAAATTCTCTAGAAAAC contains the following coding sequences:
- a CDS encoding peptidase U32 family protein, which translates into the protein MKRIITLYDKDNLEKFFPYVDGFIVGSELFATRLTRSFSISDINEIIEKSNQNNKEIFLMVNQMFTDHQLIEFIKTFKTIEYLNLTGVVVADLGTVVELINLGIKDKIIYNPETLLTNTIDFNFLSSEGIKGAYVAKEITLEDILTIGANKNYQLFMVGHGHLNMFYSKRKLLDNYQELTKSELDYTNLQNLKIVEPKRKDSPYPIYQDKAGTHVFRSKVMNSFTFLEELKTVVDYFIIDTIFKNDDYGLLVAKLYRNGIDPKNQSEIEDSYHEKWDNGFLDNKTYYKRGRE
- a CDS encoding peptidase U32 family protein encodes the protein MVELLAPAGDLEKLKTALIYGADAVFLGGQNFSLRARASNFSVDDIKEAGEFAHNLGKKIYVTTNIIPHEEDLEGLIPYLKALENAKVDAIITASPSIITAALENTSLEVHLSTQQSAMNVNTVNFWYNKGVKRIVLARELTLGEIDVLKTQTEADIEVFIHGGMCMSYSGRCSLSDNMTGRDANRGGCAHSCRWAYTLTVDGKENEQAFSMSSKDLQALKQTVRLIDSGVASLKIEGRMKSQHYIATVVKAYRMLIDEYLEAGKVANYEVYENLISKAENRETSFGYLEGLPGLEQQLYAGQGEKPNQGFIGLVLESDKENLIKIEQRNYFQLGEEIEVFSPKGTERYFILDKLYDEELNEIEIARHPKQTVYIKAPFKIEPYSMLRKKDD
- a CDS encoding M48 family metallopeptidase; amino-acid sequence: MINYIEKDSRKLPFVIKEKKIKNIYFKFNKEFVEVSASKYVSKKQIVELIETNFDKYYQKFIAFQSNTPDENEAILEGNKYQIIIIPERKFIYLIDGEKVYLFTATKKLEDNKRRLYEKHLGKMLQRIDNDLKNVLSENGIKERKIILGHYKTKFGSYHRNTDVIKINIALAKYDKNYLYYVLIHEYAHTKVFNHSKDFYNLVEKLMPNYKEYDKNLKKMSIWI
- the greA gene encoding transcription elongation factor GreA, producing the protein MAVKRVYELTQDGVDKLRDELNDLIDNKRPQNLEMLKEARAQGDLSENADYDAARNEQGRIEARIIEIENILKNAKVIKLSDKDIVEIGKTVKIKYLETKLETEFQLVGTLEANPVQKRISVESPIGKALMGHEKGDKLVVKIAGNKFFNIEILEITNEVA
- a CDS encoding YqeG family HAD IIIA-type phosphatase, whose amino-acid sequence is MKWHNKFIPSLYVKSIKEIDYNFLKEQGIKALFFDLDNTLIPYDIDVIPIDIKEFLEELNKDFKIVVVSNSRKKRVSTASAILTNIPYVKFSRKPLKFGFKKALKLSGVKRNEVAAIGDQMMTDIYGANRMKFKMAILVHPIKQKSDHFLTRFNRKMENKIIKKIKKNNIDKYNEVLKAYAESK